ctccagcctgggcgacagagcgagattccgtctcaaaaaaaaaaaaaaaaaaaaaaaaaaaggatacctCAAAGGCAACCCAAACTCTACACTTCTGAAATTGAAACCAATCTCTGTGTATCCCAACCCTTTCCTCCAAGTCTGGATCTCTTCCAGTGCTCCTACCTTTATCCACAATATACACAAGCCCAAAACCCAAGAGTTAATACCTCTTCCATTTACTTAATACCTCTTCCATTTCCCATCTATCATTAAGTCTTATCAGCTTTACTTCCTGAATATCTTCTATATAGGTCCTGCCATATTTGCATACTGCAACCAGAGTAATCCTTCAAAATGCAAAGCTGATAATTGTTCACTCTCTACCCCACccccaattttcttttttgttttttcaaggcagagtttcactcttgttgcccaggctggagtgcaatggcacaatctcggctcacagcaacctcctcccggtttcaagcgattctcttgtctcagcctcccaagtagctgggattacaggcatgcgccaccacacccggctaattttgtgtttttagtagagatggggtttcttcatgttggtcaggctggtctcgaactcccaacctcaggtcatctgcccaccttggcctcccaaagtgctgagattacaggcgtgagccaccacgcccagccaacccCCATTTAATATTAATACTTTGTGGTTTCCTATTGCTCCCATCTCTCCAGCCTCCAGTCTAACCATACatattcctccttctctccccttcaGTTATATAACCTTTAAGGTCTTCAAAATTTCCAAGTGCCCTTCCACCATAGAACCTTTGCATATAGCAGTCAcatctgcctggaatgctcaTTCCACAGCACCCCCTACCCCATAAGTTAATTTGTACTTATCCTTTGGATTTCTCTCAGTCACTTCTTCAGGAATGTCTTCCTGTAGACTGTTCAGACCAGGTCAGATCCCTCAATTACAGCAACCTCATGTCCCTCTCCTTTGTAGTGTTATTTAGTTgcaatttttaatgtgtttgttaaGCACCTACTACTTGCCAGCACTATGAGATACAACTGTAAGAAAAATATGGCTTCTGCCCTGGTGGTGTTTATGGACATACAGATAGTAAGCAGATAATTATAGTGTTATGAGTGCTACCATGGAAATCATAGCACTATAATTACAGATTTTAGGATAAAGGTAGACTTCTCAGAAAAGTTGAAACCTGATCTGAGCCCTGAAGTAAGAATTAGCAAAgcaaaaggaggagagaaaaactATATTCCAAGCAGACAGAGCTGGAAGGAGACACTGTTCCACTTAGAGGCCCAGCAGCAGGTCCGAGGAACTTATGGTGAGTAGTTACATTTGGCTGGACTGCAGAATTGGAGTTGAGATGGTAGTAGAGGCGAGTAAACAGAAGCCAGGTTGAATCTTGGGCCTCCTTTTGGCACCTGGGAATATAACCTCCCAGAATAATTAGATTATGtggcagatttttcttttttcttttcttttttcttttgacagagtcttgctctgttgcccagactggagtgcagtggcacagtcatagctcactgcagcctcgaactcctgggcttgagccatactcctacctcagcctcccaagtagctgggactgcaggtgtgagctgccatgcctggctaaatacGTGGCAGATTTTTCATAgcagtctttgattttttttctaccatCAGTCCATCATCAGAAACTCTCAGGCCAGGCTGTTGAATCTCCTATCAGATTTATGTGATTATTACCTCAAAGCTTCCTGTGTTATCATGTTGCAACTTGCCTGAGAGAGGTCAGGAATAGGCTAGCAACAATCAAATTACAAACTTTAGTAATTTCCCAAAACTGAAAACAGTTTTCTGTCAACTTGGAATTggttaaataaagttaaattaagTGAATAACATTAAAGTAAGATACATAGGATAAAATACTTTGTAACTACTAAAAAGGGTAATAATCTACAACAATtcgaaaatttaaaaataggtttataaaggaatattgtttattttaaaatatacataatctaggccgggcacagtggctcacacctgtaatcccagcacttcgggaggccaaggtaagtgaatagcttgagcccaggagtttgagaccagcctaagcaacatggcaaaactgtgtctctacaaaaaaaaatacaaaaattagcagggtgtggtgacgtgtgcctgtagtcccagctacttgggaggctgaggtggtgggattgcctaagcccaggaggcagaggttgcagtgagctgaagtggcaccactgcactccagcctgcgcaacagagtgagaccttgtctcaaaaaaaaaaaaaaaaaaaaagaaagaaaaaagaaaaccacgcatgtgcgtgtgtgtatgtataaaaccTTATTAGCTATACATTCTAGGAGGTTATATTCCCAAACTGTTAATGGAGATTCAAACTTTGAGTTCCTATTTGATGTACTTCTCCATGTCATTTCACTTTattcatctatcatctatcatattagcttttacaattaaaaaacaaaacagttaaagATACTGTCAATTTGGAAATGAGAAATTCCAGTTCTGAAACAAGGCAGGTATTCCCCTAACCTTGTTATTCATCAAGTCAGTCAGTCTGGACAGATGAAGGTGCTGGCATCTGATTATCTCCTGGTCATAAGCCAGAATAGCAGATGGGAAAGACTGACTCCAAAAACACAGCCACAGGATTAAGCATGGCAGCATCAAGGCTTTGTCAGTTCTCTCCAGCAGTCAAGCTCTCTATGTGATACCCTGAAGACTCCATtaattccttcatttcttctttcatttttccattgtccatccattttcatttgtccatCAAACCTTTAGtgaatgtgcatttttttttttttttttgccaggttCAATGTAGGGTAATgatgagaagggagaaagaagtcTGAGTCTTGTCCCTGTCCTCAAGCTTACAGGGAGTAAACAAAGTTGGTTATAATGAAATTAACAAAGAATAAAACTGcttccatttattgagcacctgatGCCAGATGTACAATAGTTCTCAAAGTAGGGTttgtctccatttcacagatgagtaaacaggctgaaataaaattttgttcaaTAAAATTTTGTTCAAAGTACAGTGGGGGCATGCCGAAGTtagctattgctgtgtaacaaaccatccCAAAACACAGTGGCTtaagataataaacatttattattgctTCTAAGTCTTAGAGTCAGCTGGATGGTTCTTCTGGTTTGGCTGGGCTTACTCATGTGTCGGCAGTCATCCGTGGGTTGGGTGACTCTCCTGATCTTGACTGGGGGTAGGCTGACTGTGGGTTAGTCTAGGATGGCTTCAGCTGGAATCAATGGCTCCTTCGCATGTCTCTCACCTACACATCTCATAACCCTTCAGCAGATCAGCCGTGTTCTCATGGCACTGGCACAGAGCAAGAAGGCAGGCCTCCTTTAACGCTTCTGTTTGTTTCATGTTTATCAACATCCCACTGGCTAAAACAAGTCACATGTCTGGGCCCAGCATCAGAGTGAGATGGAACTATAATGTTATAGGCAAAAAGGGATGGATACAGGGGAGACCATGAATAGGGATCATCAAAACAATCAGCCTAACACAGGATACATTAACCAATTTTATCTGGAAAAGAAAGGCTTTATAGAAGAGGGTACACTAGAACTGAGTGTTGAAACATGAGAGAGTATTCACTAAGTGGGCAGCTGTTACTTGGAACTGGATGCAGGCTGGTTTGCCACAATCAACAGAAACTCAGCAGGTCTTTCTGTGCTCATGACAGAGTTCTATTATTTGTATCTTGGCTTCATTTCTTCTGGTCAGGCACAGAGCAgcaagcactcaacaaatgtttgctgaattgaaCTGAATATCTTACTGTGAACAAGGTGTGGACTGAAACAGCTGAACCTGGGAGCCAATTGTTAGAATAGCTCAGCATCAACTCTTCTAAAACAGAAATCCTCAGAATTGGCagtttctcattcattcatcccacaAACATTTTCTGAGTGCCTGTTGTAAACCTGGTTCTATGTTGGATAATGAATAAGACGCGATACTAGCTCACAGCCTGGGCTACAGCTTAAATGCAGAAGGCTAAAAATTTAACCAGCTTCTTGGGGCTCCATTTGTAGTACTAATTCAGAAAATGCAACAGGAGCTGGTGCTACACAAAATCAGAAGTCTTTAGGAACTGCATTGGGGTTCTCTGATAGTCAAGAAAACTAACAGTAAAAATCTGCCCTTAAGTATTTCAAGTTAAAATCCATGTTCAGTGGTGCATAACTCTGGGGTACCAACCCAGTATTTACTTCGAGAAAAGTATCCAATCTTGTTCAAAGGTATCAAATCTGTTGTAGGTGCTGAAGTGGGATGGGCTTCTGTATAAGCTAGGTTCCTCTAGTTCTATAGTACACAGCAGGTTCCTCtatttttacaaaagaataaagtgttcttggccgggcgcggtggctcaagcctgtaatcccagcactttgggaggccgagacgggcggatcacgaggtcaggagatcgagaccatcctggctaacacggtgaaaccccgtctctactaaaaatacaagaaaattagccgggcgaggtggcgggcgcctgtagtcccagctactcgggaggctgaggcaggagaatggcatgaacccaggggggcggagcttgcagtgagccgagatcacgctactgcactccagcctggggcacagagcaagactccgtctcaaaaaaaaaaaaaaaaaaaaaaaaaaaaaagaataaagtgttCTTTGTTGTCTGCCTGTAGATTTAATATCTAAAAGATTCAAGTCTCCCTAATTGACAATCCATGCCCATGGGACCAGTTCATAACAGAAGCTGTGAAGTGACTCAAGCTGGCACTTCCCCAAAGCTCAGTTGggactgctatttttttttcagaacaagACATTCATTTTCCTCTAAACCTACTGAACTCTATCCATGTATATGttaaattgccaaaaaaaaaaaaaaagaatttacttgAACTGTATTAAGCTTCAACTGAATTATAAGATATCAGGTCCTTGGTTTTCaacagaaattctttcttttttctcttttcttcttcttttttttttttttttttctgagacagggtcttgctctgtcgcctaggctggagtgcagtggcacaattatagctcactgcaacctccaactcctaggctcaagcaatccaactgcctcagcctcccgaataagaAATTCCACTTTAAGGTTGTTTGCCAATTTCATTGTCTCTGCAAACTAATTTATCCTTTGAATCCAATGATGAGAACTGCAATCCCAAggtttctctttttgctttggcTGCCAGGAATTTCACAGCTAAATGTAGGCTTAGATTcttaaagtgcctggcacatctcTCTCTTCCTGTAATCTAGTTTCTGatctttctcttccatttttaactttctaatctgcactgtccagtatggtagccactagtcatGTACATTTGACAGGTAGGCTGGTCCAAATTGggatgtgctgtaagtgtaaaatatctCAGAAGGTTTTAATATTGACTACATATTGAATGATTTTTTGATATACTGggtaaaataaagttaataaaattaactttaccacttcattttacttattttggctactagaaaattttaaattatatatgtggctTGCATTTGTGACATTATATTTCTAGTGGACAGCACTATTCTGCAAATCATCTGTTTTATGACTGTGTTATTATTGTAAACCTGAAATCCTTTTGGAAAGCAGGTGAAGTAATACAAACAATAATACAAAGGTGGCAGCAGTGGATGGAATGAGAAAGGGGAGGTCGACTGGGACAAGTTCTTGTCCTATATCCTTATCAATTTGTCTTTTGCTTGTGTGATTCACACACAAACCCCTTGTTAAAGTGTGTTGTCAGCTCTCTTTATCCCAGGTGAGTAGTATTCTCATGGTTCTCCCTTGTCTCCAGAAAAACCTCAGCTTTACTTTAGCTAACAAATTGGAAACCATCTGATAAGACAATTCACACCACATTGCAAGTGACTGATAACAACATTGTGTTCATCCCTCTCAGGGAGTATTTCCATTTTAACCGGAAACAATCCCTGAACCCACAGGAATGAATCCCTAATGGTGGAGTTTCAGGCATCAGTGACAGGTGAGAGGTAGACtctggttttgtgtgtgtgtatgtttatatgtgtatggCTACATTCAGGATAGGGCTGAAAGTAGGGTCTTTGGATGGAAAGGTAATGGAGCTGACACAGAAGCCAAGTGGAGAAGGTGGCAAATCCCCAGCTGGGCCAGACTGAGAGGGGCAGTCAGACACCAGTCAGATGTGGTGCAGGCCCTCAGGGATTTGTTAAGCAATAGAATAGCCCAGTTGATGTCACCAGAGGGTGGATATCAAGACAGTCTCCATGGTAGCTACCGTAGAGTAACAGAAAGGGTCTCAGAGTCAGGAGATTATGACTGCAGTCTACAACTGACTCATTGGCTTAACTCTGGGCAAGTCCTTTTACCCCttgggtttcagtttcttcatctggcaTTTTCCAGACAAAGAAATGGGTGTTACAACTCTCAAATGAGTTCTAAGAGATGTGAAGGTGCTCTGAGAAGTAGAAAATGCTCTATACATGCAAGGAATCGTGATTCGTATCTTAAAATGGAAATACAGCCAGGCAGACCTAGAGTAGTAGAGGATAGAAAGCAGGGATGGAAGACTATGGGGAAACCTGAAGGCCGGTGTACTTGAAACACCTGTCTTTCTCTGTCCTCCCAGGCTGAACCCGGACTCCCAGGGCACCTGCTTTCACCTGATGAATGATGGCCTGAACTATGAACAAACGGGACTATATGAACACTTCGGTACAGGAGCCCCCTCTTGACTACTCCTTCAGAAGCATCCACGTCATTCAAGGTCAGCCCCCAGAGCACAGCACTCCACTCACTAAGGCAGCAGGCCCAGTGTGGTCCCCAGGGAGAAACCATAATCTTCTACTTAAAAACCTAAAGAGATTCTTCCTATATGCTTGCAGATGTGTTGTTACTGTCTTTTGGAGGGTAGGGGAGagtgagaggtttttttttttttgtctttttgtttgttttgtttttgcccctgacacagcctcaggagatcctaagaacatGTGcccctgtttgttttttttaaggaGCAAATCTGAAAGGAAACAGGGGGCTATCACAGTAGTTGATCATCTTTAAAAGAAGCCAGGCTACAGCAGGAAAGTCAAGTGGAAGAAAACTGGGAAGCCAGTCTACCAGCCAATAGTTTTATTCTCCTGTTTTTACCTGAAGAGAGGAGGAAAACACAGGCTCCTATGGAGTCCCAGCAAGTAGGCAAAACCCTTCTCCTCTGTCTGCAGACACAAGCCTATTCTGACTGGCCAAACATGAGGGGTCTTATCAACAAACCGGCATAGTTCCAGTTTAAATACTTACTGACAAATTTCTTACACTCATTCCAGCCATATCCAAGTTTATTCCATCATCATCTACACTTATTGCAGATTCCAACACTGCCCACACTCGCCACCATTTTGCCATTCAATGTCTTTGTAAATGGGTAGCTAGTCCCTTCAGGAGGGAACATAGGGAGGCTCTCAGCCATGTCATATTCCCGAGTCATTCATTCTTCCTAGGGAAGTTCTGCCATCCCTGGCTTTTGTTATCTGCTCTTTCATTAAAGCATCAGTCCATCTGTCCTCACAGAATACACGTTAACATCCACTGTTTTAGAACTATTATTTGGCTTTAATCTTCTCTCAGGCAATTGGTAGCCACCACCTTTAAGCTCGGGAAGCTGGCAAATAGCACCAGTCTTAGCTTGGGTTTAGGGTCTACTTGCGTTATCATCAGCCACAGTGGTAACTCATATTTGTTCTCTCACGAGCACACAGCCACCTACTGTGATCTTTATTGTGCACTGCATCACTTCTGATGTAGTCCATGTTTCACAAGGGGTTTTAGCTGCAATAGTAACTATCTCTAAGACAGGTGAAATGACAGAGGTGGAAGTATACCTCCTACCTATCATGGGAGTTTCTAACTCTGATGGAGGAGGTGTAGCTCTGCTCTCTGTGGAGTCCCCAGAATTGGGAGAGAGACAAGCAGTACCAAGGGTAACTCTACATCACAAAACGTAATTGGTACAGATGCCCCATCCTTCTTTCGACCAttcagtatttactgagcacttactattaagcatttatatatgtgtgtgtgtttgtgtgtgtgtgtgtgtgtcatatgtATATGCCAGGTATTGTGCTCCTTGCTAGATGTGTGAGAGGCACATCAAAGGCCCAAAAGGTCAGAGTCCCTTCAGATTCCCCAGAGCTTCTGAAAAACTTATTTACAGCTGGGGTTAAGGGATACAATAGAGTTTGGGGGTACTTGGCAcactatttgctgaatgaatacatATTACAGAATATGAAATGGCAGTGCCTTTGGAAGCCATCTAATCTGTGCTCCCACCAACCCAGATCCTCTAACTTTTCACAAACCTAGAGTGTTAAGGAAGTCTCCCACCATATTCACCTACCAACCCCTTCCAGTTTGTGGTTGAGGGATGACACAGGGAAGTTCTATCAAACTAACTTGTATTCTGACAGATGGAAACAGCTACATGGCAGCctttcagagaaaggaaaacaggaacATAGTTTCCCAGATCTTCCTGGAGCTAAACGCTCCCCAGTTCTCAAAGCACCGATATTTGTGGTCCAGCTTCCAGACCTGCTTTGGCCTACTCTGAACAAGGAACTTTACAGATTCTTAGGCAGTATAGTGCGttggtggaatctgagaggagcaGCAACCTGTGGCAGCCTGGATATACCACTCCATCCCTGATAAGAGCAGCTCTAGCCAGCATCAAGTTTTAGGCAACTCCGTCCCACCAGTGATTCCCTCGGAGCTTGGCCTCCAGCCCAATGCTCAGTGGCATTCCCCAAGCTGCTACCTTATCACATGGGGCACTAGTTCATGTGGGGTTATTTTGACCTTAATTTTGATTCATCTGTGTCATTCTATTTCAGGGTTTTCAGGAGGTgtagggagggaggcaggattAGGAATTCATGAGCTGGGGGACGCCGTTCTAGTACCCTCCTGCAACCTCAGGCCCCAACTGTGGGTCCTGCTCACTCTAGGACTAAGGCAGAGAGCCATCTGGTGGATGCTGCCTGACCTGCAGCTGAGGAGGAGGCGAGGTGGGGGTGGAAGGGCAAAGGGTGTCCCTCCAGTAGAGAGCAGAAAAGAGAGTGAAGAAAGCTGGCTAGCTTCGGCAAATACTACATACTTCCTTCCCTAGAGGTGAACTAGGAAACCAAAGGCTTAGCAGCAATGGGAAAAATACAGTTACCTCAGGCAGACCTGGCATCTGGTTCTGACTCTACGACTTTGAACTTGGGCAAGGCCCATCCTCTTTCTGGACCTCATTTTGAAAAAGTAGGAGTGAGGGTTTGGGGTGTTCCATACACCTGGGTTTTAACATAATCCTATTCCCTATTCTCTCTCCTCCTCAGCCAAACTTTCTGAGGATGTTGTTTATGCTAACTGCTCATATCCATTCactctttttttggtagagacggggtttcatgatgttgcccaggctggtctcaaacgcctaggctcaagcaaacctcctcccttggcctcccaaagtgctgggattacaggcatgaacccagCCTCCATTCACTCTTGAACTCAACTCACTTCAATCTGGCTTCTACCCCCAGACCCTTGCCATTCCACTGAAGCAGCCCTTACCAAGGTTACCAGGGACTTCTAAGTTGCCAGAATTACTTTTTAGTCCTTACCTCCCTGGAACTTACTACTATAAACTATTTACTCCCTGAACATCTTTAAACTGTCCTCTCCTGATTTTCCCtgattatttaacttctctaatgGATTCTTCTTCCTCTCTGACCTTCCTCCCTACCCTCACTCTCCATGAGGAATCTCATCTCTTTCCCTAACTTGTATGCCTTCTTTGCTAACGATTCTCAAGTCTGTGTCTCCTGAGCTTCCGACCTTCATCTCCAACTACCTACTTGGCTTCTCCACCTTTTTGTACAGGAACCTCGAACACACCAAAGCTAAGCCTGAACTCATCACCTTCCCAATGCTGTTTCTTCTTCCCGTAATTCCTTACTAGTTAATACAACTGGCCACCACCCTTTAATATTCTTCTACCTTTACATCCAGTCAACCAAATTATGTTGATTGTAGGTCCGTCCCTCTCATGTCTTGCTTGGATGACTCAAACAGCCAAATTGGTCATTCGGTCCAACTCACTCCCTAAAATCCATATTCCACACTGACACTTCACAGTgatctttctgaaataaaagaTTTGAATCATTTGCTTTAAAAACTCTGGTGCCTTCCCATTACCTACAGGGTAAAGCCCAAGATCCTTAGCCTGGCATTCGAGACTTTTGACTAGATTCCTGCCTCTTGTTTTCCTCTTTGTCCCCCTTGTGCAGTGCGTGCGAGCACTTGTGTAGGCACACACACCTGCCCCAGACTCCCCGGCTGTCCTGTACCTCTACTTTTCTTCATGCTGTTCCCTGCCTTTTTACCCTTCTTTGCCTGAAAAACATCTCCTAATCCACTGAGATTCAGTTCAGGCTTCACCTGCCCTGGGAAACCTCCCTGAGCTCCCATACTGGGTCAATAGCCTCTCTTCTGTGCTGCTACGAAACGACTATTATATAGCACTTATCACATCATATTGCCAGTTTGCTCCCATCTTGCCCGTATAAGCTCCTCTAAGGCACAAATGTCTGCTCTCTGCCCTATTACTCATACAAAGTCTGCAACAGACTGTCTCTCATTTTGTTTATCACTGTATATCCAGTACCTGGCATACTGCAGGTACTCAACATTaatggaaagagagggaggatGTCAGAGTGTATTCCACTGAAGTGAATTCTATAGGCTTTACCAGTGGTTAATTCAGGATTTTGTGTTATCATCTACTCGGCTCAAGCCCAACAATTCTCGTTCTTAGTTTTCCTCAACCTGACACTGATTTGGTATACAAAAGACCCAGTGGTACAGTGGACATGAGAAGTCCATGTAACCTGaaaagccaagagtttgagatagaAGTCTCTGGGCCTTAATCTAAACTTACTGATTGCTGGAAGCTATGGGACAGGGTTGCACTAGACTCAGCTACAGCTTGGATGGCTAATCTTCCCAGCTCtgtcccttcccaccccctcaaGCCAGAAAAGCAAAGATGATACccaagtctcactttgtccccacAGACCTGGTAAATGAGGAGCCAAGGACAGGACTACGACCACTGAAGCGTTCAAAGTCAGGGAAATCACTGACCCAGTCCCTGTGGCTGAATAACAATGTTCTCAATGATCTGAGAGACTTCAACCAGGTGGCTTCACAGCTGTTGGAGCACCCAGAGAACCTGGCCTGGATCGACTTGTCGTTTAATGACCTGACTTCCATTGACCCTGTGAGTTCCTAACACTAGGAATCCAGTCGGGGAAGCCTGAAGCCACTTTGTTCAGCCCCCAACCTCTCCACTCCTACGTGTTATCAAGGAAGTAGTGAGGCAGCATGGTGCAGTCAAGGCTAGGGGGCCAGACAGATGTAGGTTCAAATCCTGGGTTTGCCTCTTACTGACTTTGAGCAAGCTACCTAACTTCTCAAAACTGCAGCCTCCTTGtctgaaaaatgaggataatacgCCAGTATCATAAAGGTTTTGTGAGGATTGAACAAAAGTACATGAAAACCAACAAACAACTGGTACATCAGAGGCTGAGATAAAATTGTAACTGTCACTGGGCACCCACTGTGTCCTGTGCTGGGTTCTCCTGTGGAAGAGGTAGTCAATAAAAGTACAGCACTTACTTTCTGTGAACTCagattcaagttttttttttttttttttttgagacggagtctcggtctgtcgcccaggctggagtgcagtggccggatctcagctcactgcaagctccgcctcccgggttcacgccattctcctgcctcagcctcccgagtagctgggactacaggcgcccgccacctcacccggctagttttttgtattttttagtagagacagggtttcactgggttagccaggatggtctcgatctcctgacctcgtgatccgccggtctcggcctcccaaagtgctgggattacaggcttgagccaccgcgcctggccagattcaagttttaagaaataaagtttgGCCTTTTCTGGTCCAAGATCCCTAAGAGGGGAAAGGAGCTGGAGCATGACTTGGAAACTATTCCCCTGGTGTGGTGATCTCAatttaatcagtattttaaaagctTCTTATGTGCCTAGCATGATACTCTCTTCCCGTTGCTCGCTGTGATAGAATCGTAGATCACCAAAGCTGGAAAGGTCTTCAGTGAAGGGGCAACTAAGGctgagagagaggcaggagaggcaaGTCAGTGGCAGTGCTGGTACCCAGGCCCATCCTCCTGACCCTCAGATCACAGCTCCTTTTCAGTGTGATGCCCTGTATGTCTTAAAAGGTAAATAACAGTAGATTAGAGTCATACAGTATGGCTGTGGAGGGTTGGAGTGGAGGGCAGGTTGTTGCCCACATTCTTTCTTCTCTGCCCACAAATCAGCCCTGAGCAGAGATTAAGGGTCCTGTCCTGTCTAGCCTGGCTTTTGGTTTCCTTCCCCAACAGGTCCTAACAACTTTCTTCAACCTGAGTGTCCTCTATCTTCACGGCAACAGCATCCAGCACCTGGGGGAGGTGAATAAGCTGGCTGTCCTTCCTCGGCTCCGGAGCCTGAC
This portion of the Macaca mulatta isolate MMU2019108-1 chromosome 14, T2T-MMU8v2.0, whole genome shotgun sequence genome encodes:
- the LRTOMT gene encoding leucine-rich repeat-containing protein 51 isoform X3; the protein is MNKRDYMNTSVQEPPLDYSFRSIHVIQDLVNEEPRTGLRPLKRSKSGKSLTQSLWLNNNVLNDLRDFNQVASQLLEHPENLAWIDLSFNDLTSIDPVLTTFFNLSVLYLHGNSIQHLGEVNKLAVLPRLRSLTLHGNPMEEEKGYRQYVLCTLPHITTFDFSGVTKADRTTAEVWKRMNIKPKKARIKQNTL
- the LRTOMT gene encoding leucine-rich repeat-containing protein 51 isoform X4, translating into MNKRDYMNTSVQEPPLDYSFRSIHVIQDLVNEEPRTGLRPLKRSKSGKSLTQSLWLNNNVLNDLRDFNQVASQLLEHPENLAWIDLSFNDLTSIDPVLTTFFNLSVLYLHGNSIQHLGEVNKLAVLPRLRSLTLHGNPMEEEKGYRVPGSVEMPHRPP